The following are encoded in a window of Rubellicoccus peritrichatus genomic DNA:
- a CDS encoding AraC family transcriptional regulator, with protein sequence MKIEQRIAEGFPQQRLVVVPTMSVQRCKELPLVNQLYITHIGSYPSAPGHYVKRDGSKEVIMIYCINGSGSIEIDNFQHKMRKGHAALIPHNTPHIYRSSRKDPWSIFWIHFAGSQKALAIESLGLSRAKPLLFVPDSAKVRNAFEDIYACLKYQYSDAGLLATTSELMRLLSILKLHYGAPQKQENEDRILSTIGFMQQHVHLQLTLEELATQAALSIPHYSKLFRRCTSKSPMAYFSQLKIRKACELLQQTEEPVQHIALQLGYDDPFYFSRLFKKLQGVSPSEYRNQLFQ encoded by the coding sequence ATGAAGATTGAACAGCGCATCGCCGAAGGTTTCCCACAGCAGCGACTCGTGGTCGTGCCGACGATGTCAGTTCAACGCTGTAAGGAGCTTCCACTCGTAAACCAGCTGTATATTACGCACATTGGATCCTACCCTTCCGCCCCGGGTCACTATGTAAAACGTGACGGCAGCAAGGAGGTCATTATGATCTATTGCATCAATGGCAGCGGCAGCATCGAGATAGACAATTTTCAACATAAGATGCGAAAGGGACACGCCGCATTGATTCCTCACAACACGCCTCATATCTATCGCAGTAGTCGCAAGGACCCATGGTCCATTTTCTGGATTCACTTCGCCGGCAGTCAAAAGGCACTCGCCATAGAAAGCCTTGGGCTGAGCCGTGCCAAACCGCTCCTCTTTGTCCCCGATTCCGCGAAGGTTCGCAATGCTTTCGAAGACATCTATGCCTGCCTCAAATATCAATATTCGGATGCCGGCCTACTCGCAACGACCAGTGAGCTGATGCGACTGCTAAGTATTCTGAAACTCCATTACGGCGCACCGCAAAAGCAGGAAAACGAAGATCGTATCCTCTCGACCATCGGCTTCATGCAGCAACATGTCCATCTGCAACTCACTCTCGAGGAACTGGCCACACAGGCCGCACTTTCGATTCCCCATTACAGCAAACTTTTCAGGCGATGCACCAGCAAATCTCCAATGGCGTATTTCTCGCAATTGAAAATTCGTAAAGCCTGCGAACTGCTGCAGCAAACCGAAGAACCGGTGCAGCACATTGCACTGCAACTCGGCTACGACGATCCCTTCTATTTCAGCCGCCTATTCAAAAAACTCCAAGGCGTCTCCCCCAGTGAGTATCGAAATCAGCTATTTCAATAG
- a CDS encoding AraC family transcriptional regulator — protein MTKCVQDESGKGIREGFIRQRLAVVPPQIIKRCQAHSLVSNLYITDIGEFPLAENHYVSRKEAVAEAILIYCLDGSGEVTIEDQSYTVKPGNAVVIPPNQSHTYRASSNEPWSIFWIHFGGEQLPEVMEYLIEDRKTPLLFVPDRQIMKNAFEDIYVCLSYNYSDAGLLAMSTALMSLVSKIKLHHKDNNQEVRKIEQRVAGTIAFMHEHLHMHLCLRDFARRAGMSGQNYSKRFKAKTGQSPMAYFIQLKIQKACRLLIETEQSIGEISQQLGYEDQYYFSRQFKKVQGCSPSHYRGSVGEDV, from the coding sequence ATGACAAAGTGTGTGCAGGATGAATCTGGCAAAGGAATCCGAGAAGGGTTCATTCGGCAGAGGCTGGCTGTTGTCCCGCCTCAGATCATCAAGCGTTGCCAGGCGCACTCGCTTGTCAGCAACCTGTATATAACCGACATAGGGGAATTTCCTTTAGCGGAAAATCATTACGTATCACGAAAGGAAGCTGTCGCAGAAGCCATTTTGATTTATTGCCTCGATGGATCAGGCGAGGTGACCATTGAGGACCAGTCATACACAGTGAAACCAGGCAATGCTGTTGTTATTCCGCCGAATCAGTCTCATACCTATCGTGCGAGTTCCAATGAGCCATGGTCAATCTTTTGGATCCATTTTGGGGGTGAGCAATTGCCAGAGGTCATGGAATATTTGATTGAAGATAGGAAAACCCCGCTGCTTTTCGTACCGGATCGGCAGATCATGAAGAATGCCTTTGAGGATATATATGTATGTCTGAGCTATAACTACTCAGATGCAGGTTTGCTGGCGATGAGCACGGCACTGATGTCTCTAGTCTCCAAGATTAAATTACACCACAAGGATAATAATCAGGAGGTTCGCAAAATCGAGCAACGAGTCGCAGGCACAATTGCCTTCATGCATGAACACTTGCACATGCATCTGTGTCTTAGAGATTTTGCAAGGCGCGCGGGAATGTCGGGGCAGAATTACTCAAAGCGCTTTAAAGCCAAAACCGGTCAGTCGCCGATGGCCTACTTCATTCAACTTAAAATCCAGAAAGCCTGCCGCTTGTTGATCGAGACAGAGCAAAGCATCGGTGAAATTTCGCAGCAGCTAGGCTACGAAGACCAATATTACTTTAGCCGACAGTTCAAAAAAGTGCAGGGCTGCTCACCAAGTCATTATAGAGGCTCGGTAGGGGAAGACGTTTAG
- a CDS encoding PEP-CTERM sorting domain-containing protein (PEP-CTERM proteins occur, often in large numbers, in the proteomes of bacteria that also encode an exosortase, a predicted intramembrane cysteine proteinase. The presence of a PEP-CTERM domain at a protein's C-terminus predicts cleavage within the sorting domain, followed by covalent anchoring to some some component of the (usually Gram-negative) cell surface. Many PEP-CTERM proteins exhibit an unusual sequence composition that includes large numbers of potential glycosylation sites. Expression of one such protein has been shown restore the ability of a bacterium to form floc, a type of biofilm.), which produces MSIYKKTLTYTSGALLFCATALQAQLSITNGDFEAQVVPQPPGYDENVADWFQSQTSSFYEYVYNQPSVGDNNRLMFENTADHPNYVYQSMGTVTAGEVASGSIQFFADAIKRSDRDFGAIEFELFSGTFATPGNGNPLTGLSSLGTYTVPANTFTTDPGFAEAPIITSAFDISSLSAGTEVWLQLTAPIAGGGVNPGIDNISFSVIPEPSTYAFLGGLLAFALVMIRRRK; this is translated from the coding sequence ATGTCTATATACAAAAAAACTCTAACCTACACTTCAGGAGCCTTGCTGTTCTGTGCAACCGCACTGCAAGCCCAACTAAGCATTACCAACGGCGATTTTGAGGCGCAGGTTGTCCCACAGCCCCCAGGTTACGACGAAAATGTCGCAGACTGGTTCCAGTCTCAAACTTCTAGTTTCTACGAATACGTTTATAATCAGCCTAGCGTCGGCGATAACAATAGGTTAATGTTTGAAAACACTGCAGACCATCCGAACTATGTCTATCAGAGCATGGGCACTGTGACTGCCGGCGAAGTAGCGAGTGGTTCAATCCAGTTTTTTGCTGACGCTATTAAACGTAGTGATCGTGATTTTGGCGCAATAGAATTTGAATTATTTTCTGGGACTTTCGCTACACCTGGTAATGGTAATCCTTTGACCGGTTTAAGTTCATTGGGAACATACACGGTGCCAGCGAATACGTTTACTACAGACCCAGGATTTGCTGAAGCTCCTATTATAACTTCAGCATTTGATATCAGTAGTCTCTCGGCCGGCACAGAGGTATGGTTGCAACTAACAGCTCCTATTGCTGGCGGGGGTGTTAATCCAGGCATCGACAATATATCTTTCAGCGTTATCCCAGAGCCAAGCACATATGCTTTTCTTGGAGGTCTTTTAGCATTCGCTTTGGTGATGATTCGCCGCCGCAAGTGA
- a CDS encoding ThuA domain-containing protein: MVLPKIAQALLVVTVVSSASAIDWKPTYDDKPLHEDFKKKILENVPTEPIIEPKAKRKILVYSATAGFRHGSIPTGKFAMEKMGESSSAYEAVVSDDPANFEKDALKTFDAVLLLNTTQDFFMPQHTQHHGSIRDQFTDEEWAFLKERNDRLIANLVEYVANGGGLVGVHAATDSCYGHKGYGDTIGAYFWGHPWVGNQKVMIRVEDPEHELNEPVFGDVTEFEMIEEIYQFTEEPYSREKLRILLNLDPERSEVPKSEVRRKDNDFPVAWIQKVGDGRVFYTSIGHNDHHYWDPTLLKHYLAGIQFACGDLEADTTPSAKIQVPHF, from the coding sequence ATGGTATTACCTAAAATCGCACAAGCTCTCCTAGTTGTAACTGTGGTCTCAAGTGCCTCTGCAATTGACTGGAAGCCGACCTATGATGACAAACCACTTCACGAAGACTTCAAAAAGAAAATCCTGGAGAATGTACCGACAGAACCGATCATTGAACCAAAGGCGAAGCGAAAAATTCTTGTCTATAGTGCGACTGCAGGTTTTCGCCACGGATCGATTCCAACAGGAAAGTTTGCGATGGAGAAAATGGGGGAGTCTTCCAGCGCGTATGAAGCTGTTGTGAGCGATGATCCGGCTAATTTTGAAAAAGATGCCCTAAAGACCTTTGATGCGGTTTTGCTGCTGAATACGACGCAGGACTTTTTCATGCCGCAACATACCCAGCATCATGGTTCGATTCGAGATCAGTTTACTGATGAAGAATGGGCGTTTCTTAAAGAGCGCAATGATCGCTTGATTGCGAATCTCGTCGAATACGTTGCAAACGGTGGTGGTCTTGTGGGAGTTCACGCGGCAACGGATAGTTGCTATGGTCATAAGGGTTATGGTGATACCATCGGCGCTTATTTCTGGGGGCACCCTTGGGTTGGTAACCAAAAGGTCATGATACGGGTAGAGGATCCTGAGCATGAACTGAATGAACCAGTCTTTGGTGATGTAACAGAGTTTGAGATGATCGAAGAAATCTATCAATTCACTGAAGAGCCGTATTCGCGCGAGAAGCTGCGTATTCTTCTGAATTTGGATCCAGAGCGAAGTGAAGTGCCCAAGAGTGAAGTAAGGCGTAAGGACAATGACTTTCCAGTCGCCTGGATCCAAAAAGTTGGAGATGGGCGAGTCTTCTACACCAGTATTGGTCACAATGATCACCACTATTGGGATCCTACCTTGCTCAAGCATTATCTTGCTGGCATACAATTTGCCTGCGGTGATCTGGAAGCAGATACAACGCCGAGTGCGAAGATCCAAGTCCCTCACTTTTAG